The Candidatus Saccharibacteria bacterium oral taxon 488 genome has a segment encoding these proteins:
- the pyrH gene encoding UMP kinase: MTKRILLKLSGEQLQGEFASGFDPKRARWIAEQIKPALETGAEVVIMVGGGNYVRGNQIIGHGIQPVSAHNIGMLSTLMNAIALADVFNDADLPTRALSTVEVNQFIDQYTFRRALSHIKKGRIVIVACGTGRPFLTTDTAALNLALEMQCDIVIKTTKVDGVYDKDPVRFPDAVKLDQLSYQDVLTNPDIAVMDKAAIGLAMDEHIPVVICDLLTDGNIARAARGEIVGTLIS; this comes from the coding sequence ATGACCAAACGTATCCTTCTCAAACTCTCCGGCGAGCAGCTCCAGGGCGAGTTCGCCAGCGGCTTCGATCCCAAGCGGGCTCGTTGGATCGCCGAACAAATTAAACCAGCGCTAGAAACCGGCGCCGAAGTCGTCATTATGGTTGGCGGCGGCAATTACGTCCGCGGCAACCAAATCATTGGTCACGGCATCCAGCCCGTCTCGGCCCATAATATCGGCATGCTCTCTACTCTAATGAACGCCATCGCTCTAGCCGACGTTTTTAATGACGCCGACCTACCGACCCGCGCGCTCTCTACTGTTGAGGTCAATCAATTCATCGACCAATACACCTTCCGCCGTGCTCTTAGTCATATCAAAAAGGGCCGTATCGTCATCGTTGCCTGCGGCACTGGCCGGCCCTTCCTGACTACTGATACCGCCGCTCTCAACCTCGCCCTAGAGATGCAGTGCGACATTGTGATCAAAACAACGAAAGTCGACGGCGTATATGATAAGGATCCGGTGAGATTTCCAGACGCTGTTAAACTTGATCAGCTATCATATCAGGACGTCCTCACTAACCCCGATATCGCCGTCATGGACAAGGCCGCTATCGGCCTGGCTATGGACGAGCACATCCCAGTTGTCATCTGCGACCTGCTCACCGACGGCAACATCGCCCGGGCCGCTCGCGGCGAGATAGTCGGCACGCTGATTTCCTAG
- a CDS encoding MmcQ/YjbR family DNA-binding protein: MTHKQFEEFILSLPGVWLDYPFGEDVAVYKFGKSNEGVGKMVALVTEGSKPLRVSLKCDPLLAENLREKYETVLPGYHLNKKHWNTIICSGQLSDEEIFDLARLSYQLVAE; the protein is encoded by the coding sequence ATGACCCATAAACAATTTGAAGAGTTCATCCTCAGTTTGCCCGGTGTGTGGCTGGATTATCCGTTTGGTGAGGATGTCGCGGTATATAAATTTGGCAAAAGCAATGAGGGTGTGGGGAAGATGGTGGCGCTAGTGACGGAGGGCTCAAAGCCACTCAGAGTTAGTCTGAAGTGCGATCCGCTATTGGCTGAGAATCTCCGCGAGAAGTACGAGACGGTGCTGCCGGGGTATCATCTGAATAAGAAGCACTGGAACACCATCATTTGCTCGGGGCAACTGAGTGATGAAGAAATTTTTGATTTGGCGCGGCTAAGTTATCAGCTGGTGGCGGAGTAA
- the argS gene encoding arginine--tRNA ligase — MEQIISQVVKQRFDQDVSVQLTRPDPKFGDFATNVALQLAKPLGKNPREIAEAIAKELRGHQELSEVSVAGPGFINVKLSDQTVLESLKVRPATNRSGQTVVIETNCPNPFKAMHIGHALNAITADTMANLLAVDGAAVHRVSYHGDVGTHVGKSMWAILREIDGDVSKLDAIPADKRNEFMSRMYVEGARAAKESPEARAEIDELAKQSFVLDDPLYKQVYEICKAWSFDEIDANVARLGNVPIERRYVESETEVPGKALIKAKTPEVFTKSDGAYIFKGSQYGAFDNVFIGSHGNGLYGAHDMGLIQLKHQAYPNLDLSITVNGEEQAAYFRGVIAASELAIPELKGKLFNYATGLVKLTTGKMSSRTGEVITIDWLFNEFKKAITQAGGEPTDEVVAGALRYQFLKVKIGSDVVFDINDAVSLTGNTGSYLQYAHARARGILAKSEQAVAFPKELFDEDRLLVRKLSGYAEAVNRATESLEPHHVCTYLFELAQEFNRYYEKNQVVGSDKEAHRVGLVAVYADILKAGLTVLGIIAPDKL, encoded by the coding sequence ATGGAACAGATTATTTCTCAGGTGGTGAAGCAACGTTTTGATCAAGATGTATCGGTGCAATTGACGCGTCCTGATCCAAAGTTTGGTGACTTTGCGACGAATGTGGCGCTACAATTAGCCAAGCCGTTGGGTAAAAACCCGCGTGAGATTGCCGAGGCAATCGCCAAAGAGCTACGCGGCCACCAGGAACTTAGCGAGGTTAGCGTGGCTGGGCCGGGCTTTATCAATGTGAAATTGAGCGATCAAACGGTGCTGGAGTCGTTGAAAGTGCGGCCAGCGACTAATCGTTCAGGCCAAACGGTCGTTATTGAGACTAATTGTCCGAATCCGTTTAAGGCTATGCACATTGGCCACGCGCTGAATGCGATTACCGCCGACACTATGGCGAATTTGTTGGCGGTTGATGGCGCGGCGGTGCACCGGGTGAGTTATCATGGCGATGTCGGCACGCACGTCGGCAAGAGTATGTGGGCGATTTTGCGCGAGATTGATGGCGATGTCAGCAAACTAGACGCTATTCCGGCTGATAAGCGCAACGAATTTATGAGCCGTATGTATGTTGAAGGCGCACGGGCAGCTAAGGAATCGCCAGAGGCACGGGCGGAAATTGATGAGCTGGCCAAGCAGTCTTTCGTGCTGGATGATCCGCTGTATAAGCAGGTGTACGAGATTTGTAAGGCGTGGAGCTTTGATGAGATTGATGCCAATGTGGCGCGGCTGGGAAATGTACCAATTGAACGGCGTTATGTCGAGAGTGAAACCGAAGTGCCAGGCAAGGCCTTGATCAAAGCAAAAACCCCAGAAGTCTTTACCAAATCAGATGGTGCGTATATCTTCAAAGGTAGCCAATACGGTGCGTTTGACAATGTGTTTATCGGTTCGCATGGCAACGGGTTGTACGGTGCGCACGACATGGGGCTAATTCAGCTGAAGCACCAAGCTTATCCAAATCTGGACCTGTCGATTACGGTCAATGGCGAAGAGCAGGCGGCGTATTTCCGCGGGGTGATCGCGGCTAGTGAATTGGCGATTCCAGAACTGAAGGGTAAATTGTTTAATTATGCGACTGGCCTGGTCAAATTAACAACCGGCAAGATGAGTTCGCGTACTGGTGAAGTGATTACTATCGATTGGTTGTTTAACGAGTTCAAGAAAGCCATTACTCAAGCTGGCGGTGAGCCGACTGACGAGGTGGTGGCGGGTGCGCTGCGTTATCAATTCTTGAAGGTGAAAATTGGTAGCGACGTGGTATTTGATATCAACGATGCAGTCAGTTTGACTGGCAACACTGGCAGCTATTTGCAATACGCGCATGCTCGGGCACGGGGTATTTTGGCGAAATCCGAGCAAGCGGTGGCATTTCCGAAGGAGCTGTTTGACGAAGATCGGCTGCTTGTTAGGAAATTGAGCGGATATGCGGAGGCGGTTAACCGCGCTACTGAGAGTCTGGAGCCGCACCATGTCTGTACCTACCTATTCGAGCTAGCACAAGAATTCAACCGCTACTATGAGAAAAATCAAGTTGTTGGCAGCGACAAAGAAGCACACCGCGTCGGCTTGGTAGCGGTGTATGCTGACATCTTGAAGGCGGGGCTTACCGTTCTTGGTATCATCGCCCCTGATAAGTTGTAA
- a CDS encoding ribonucleoside-diphosphate reductase subunit alpha — MQQINVVKRDGTKEPFDANKINAAILKACDGLPDQVSKVVQVATELQLTLFDGITTEQLDQAVIQTTLQNVKDDPDYDKIAARLLLKNIYKNTLGDYETADELKKLHAREFPKFVKAAVKDGLLDKRMSDGRFDLKKLGEALQPERDNLSKYLGVMTNKNRYALRKQSGDPLETPQFTHMRIAMGLSYNEPDPTAAAIEFYEHMSKLEYLPGGSTRVNAGGSFPQLSNCFLLNVDDDMESIAKSVRDTMFIAKGTGGIGIGFTKLRAAGSPVKTTNTESTGPIPFMKMIDTALFAVSRKGKKAGAAAIYMENWHLNFGQFIDLRSNSGDPYMRTRFANTAVFISDEFMKRVQKDQDWYLFDPAETPDLPELYGEEFSVRYKEYIKLAEAGKMRVFEKTSARQQFKQILTSLQATSHPWLTWKDTINVRALNNNTGTIHLSNLCTEITLPQDKDNIATCNLVSINLSAFLREDKTWDWERLQEAARAATRQLDNLVDITQTPIPEAMHSNQQTRAIGIGVMGFTDVLEKLGYCYESNEAYELIDQLTEFISYHAIDQSADLAAKLGSYPTYNGSGWSKGLLPIDTLDALSDDRKLKVKIDRKTRLDWDGLRKKVKKGMRNATLMAIAPTANIGHVAGTTPGIDPQFAQIFSRSTLNGKFLEVNNNLVRDLKKLNLWDEIKEEVFAAQGDIQHIDAIPQKLRDVYKTSFQLSPYAFIEVAARAQKWVDQAISRNMYLETRDIDEYVEIYSEAWRRGLKTTYYLHVKPRHQSEQTTVSVEKLAEQKIRTGAKTRGFGFAKVNK; from the coding sequence GTGCAACAAATTAACGTCGTCAAACGCGATGGGACGAAAGAGCCGTTTGATGCAAATAAAATTAATGCGGCAATTTTAAAGGCCTGCGACGGGCTGCCAGATCAGGTTTCTAAGGTGGTGCAGGTGGCGACCGAGCTGCAGCTGACGCTATTTGACGGGATTACCACCGAGCAGCTCGATCAGGCCGTCATCCAGACGACACTACAGAATGTCAAGGATGATCCAGATTATGATAAGATCGCAGCGCGATTATTACTGAAAAATATTTACAAAAATACACTAGGTGATTACGAGACAGCAGACGAATTAAAGAAATTGCATGCACGGGAGTTTCCGAAGTTTGTTAAAGCGGCGGTCAAAGATGGCTTACTTGATAAGCGGATGAGCGACGGGCGATTTGATTTGAAAAAATTGGGCGAAGCATTACAGCCAGAACGCGACAATCTCAGTAAATATCTCGGTGTGATGACAAATAAAAACCGCTATGCCTTGCGCAAACAAAGCGGCGATCCGCTGGAAACACCGCAATTTACGCATATGCGCATCGCTATGGGACTCAGCTACAATGAGCCAGATCCAACTGCGGCGGCGATTGAATTTTATGAGCACATGAGCAAATTAGAATATCTGCCGGGCGGCTCGACACGGGTCAATGCCGGCGGCTCCTTCCCGCAGCTCTCTAACTGCTTTTTACTAAATGTCGACGATGACATGGAGTCAATTGCCAAGAGTGTGCGCGATACGATGTTTATCGCCAAGGGCACTGGAGGCATCGGCATCGGTTTTACCAAGTTGCGGGCAGCTGGCAGTCCGGTCAAGACAACCAACACTGAATCAACCGGTCCAATTCCATTTATGAAGATGATCGATACGGCACTGTTTGCGGTTAGTCGTAAGGGCAAAAAGGCGGGTGCGGCAGCCATTTATATGGAGAATTGGCATCTTAATTTTGGGCAATTTATTGATCTGCGTTCTAACTCTGGCGATCCGTATATGCGCACGCGCTTTGCCAACACCGCGGTATTTATCTCTGATGAATTTATGAAGCGGGTGCAGAAAGATCAAGATTGGTATCTGTTCGACCCAGCGGAAACGCCAGATTTGCCAGAGTTGTATGGTGAAGAATTTTCCGTGCGCTACAAAGAGTACATCAAGTTGGCTGAAGCTGGTAAAATGCGCGTCTTTGAGAAGACATCAGCTCGCCAGCAATTTAAGCAGATTTTGACTAGTCTGCAGGCCACTAGCCACCCATGGCTCACCTGGAAGGACACTATCAATGTGCGGGCGCTGAATAATAACACCGGTACAATTCATTTGTCCAACCTCTGTACGGAAATTACCCTGCCTCAAGACAAGGATAATATCGCCACCTGTAACTTGGTTAGTATCAATCTGTCAGCGTTTTTGCGTGAGGATAAGACATGGGACTGGGAGCGGCTACAAGAGGCAGCACGGGCAGCAACGCGCCAGCTCGATAATCTGGTGGACATTACCCAGACGCCAATTCCAGAGGCGATGCACTCAAATCAGCAGACGCGGGCAATTGGTATCGGCGTTATGGGCTTTACCGATGTGCTGGAAAAGCTCGGCTACTGCTATGAGTCAAACGAAGCGTATGAGTTAATTGATCAATTGACGGAATTTATCAGCTACCACGCCATCGACCAGTCGGCGGATTTGGCGGCTAAGCTCGGCAGTTATCCGACATATAACGGTAGCGGTTGGAGCAAGGGGCTGCTGCCGATTGATACACTGGATGCATTGTCTGATGATCGCAAGCTAAAGGTAAAGATTGATCGCAAAACGCGCCTGGACTGGGATGGTTTGCGCAAAAAAGTAAAGAAAGGTATGCGTAATGCGACGCTGATGGCTATCGCCCCGACCGCTAACATCGGTCATGTGGCGGGTACGACGCCGGGGATTGATCCGCAGTTTGCCCAGATTTTTAGCCGCTCAACACTGAACGGTAAGTTCTTAGAGGTAAACAATAATTTGGTGCGTGACCTTAAGAAATTGAACTTGTGGGACGAAATTAAGGAAGAGGTTTTTGCAGCACAAGGCGACATTCAGCACATCGACGCCATTCCGCAAAAACTGCGCGACGTCTACAAGACTAGCTTCCAGCTCAGCCCGTATGCGTTCATTGAGGTGGCAGCCCGGGCGCAGAAGTGGGTGGATCAGGCGATTAGCCGCAATATGTACCTTGAGACTCGTGATATTGATGAATATGTGGAGATTTATTCTGAAGCGTGGCGACGCGGTTTGAAAACCACCTATTACTTACATGTTAAGCCACGCCATCAGTCAGAGCAGACCACAGTGTCGGTGGAAAAACTAGCAGAACAGAAGATTCGAACTGGTGCTAAAACGCGTGGTTTTGGATTTGCCAAAGTTAATAAATAA
- a CDS encoding SpoIIE family protein phosphatase, with product MLKNPNRPPAPSPESLGPEAATSSSYSLDSDDRFKGKLNASDLDAKALFDPARRKQLEEAQLAQDDLEAYLNQRPDEYGKDPNGNLLPSEEDLYNQTLNEARREREATSLTDLATAAGEALARGDKTMADDLQDEILQRLIERAETYDLSQEAIDQRIRQLTKIMDNAENVAKEKATKAATQRTLSFPATPQAPESAPVTQSEPTQTVPTAPVKPVRPRSPLQTSSGPGLGLGLPPVPSRALASPTTPPQDSVESTPLPPAQSAPGEGGALNMPPTSNKELTIGEITEPTLPAQQSPERVSEDVKLITIEEAAQIMQAARVLNGKDASSELTLLQKDKKRKEALKCIKVIMGRLEGLPLIGEDPDKTNRKTGSIPSRLFEQITKAAQALSIFATSPEERREAMRIIRETVDALDSGVIRAGEVDTEFEGLRPSNIVRKGPEAPQESEYMPVPGSSNSVILGDTVTKREGGVLGGLKRAFESLREHPYFKNFRRLVVTDKDIYEGRNSYVDRLQYSPADLNRGLAAGAHSIDKAAKINREFPDSSEQPSKNEDSLISLPSSGVFGVFDGVGGEVGGRGASHTAARVLERKSSAMSKIKQTTSEDVVEWMRRYFSETRNTLDKSTRGDTTGVVARLYINETGDPMICIGHLGDSRAYIVDKNGWASRLTNDHGYKNVIYKAIGETDSTRADIVIVPFAEGDRLVLVTDGVTGDRYPDLMSTDAVGRIVHSSSSPKKAAEQLVKASTKLDDTTAIVIQPPESAASLF from the coding sequence ATGCTCAAAAACCCAAACCGCCCACCAGCACCCTCCCCTGAGTCTCTCGGCCCAGAGGCTGCAACCTCCTCGTCATATTCCCTAGACTCAGACGATCGCTTCAAAGGAAAGCTTAATGCCAGTGACCTCGACGCCAAAGCACTCTTTGATCCAGCCCGACGAAAGCAACTGGAAGAAGCTCAACTCGCACAAGATGACTTGGAAGCCTATCTCAACCAACGCCCCGACGAATACGGCAAAGATCCAAATGGCAACCTACTTCCATCCGAAGAAGACCTCTATAACCAAACCCTCAACGAAGCACGCCGTGAGCGTGAGGCCACGAGTCTCACTGACCTCGCAACCGCTGCCGGAGAAGCCCTTGCTCGTGGCGACAAGACTATGGCTGATGATCTCCAAGACGAGATCCTCCAAAGACTCATTGAACGAGCCGAAACCTACGATCTAAGCCAAGAAGCCATCGACCAACGTATCCGTCAGCTTACTAAGATCATGGATAACGCCGAAAATGTCGCTAAAGAAAAAGCCACCAAAGCAGCCACCCAGCGAACCCTTTCTTTCCCAGCTACACCTCAAGCCCCAGAGTCTGCCCCGGTGACACAGTCCGAGCCAACCCAGACCGTGCCAACAGCTCCGGTGAAGCCGGTGCGGCCACGATCACCGCTACAGACTTCATCAGGGCCAGGTTTGGGGTTGGGACTTCCTCCGGTCCCATCTCGTGCATTAGCGTCACCAACGACTCCGCCACAAGATAGTGTAGAGTCAACACCGCTACCACCAGCCCAGAGTGCGCCGGGTGAGGGAGGCGCATTGAACATGCCGCCCACTTCTAATAAGGAGCTAACAATAGGAGAAATAACAGAACCAACCCTCCCAGCTCAACAGAGTCCAGAGAGGGTTAGTGAGGATGTTAAGCTTATCACAATAGAAGAGGCTGCGCAGATAATGCAGGCTGCGCGTGTGTTAAACGGAAAAGATGCCTCCTCCGAGCTTACGCTACTCCAGAAAGACAAGAAAAGGAAAGAGGCCCTTAAGTGTATTAAGGTAATTATGGGTAGGCTTGAAGGCCTACCGCTAATTGGTGAAGATCCTGATAAAACTAACCGTAAGACGGGCTCTATCCCAAGCAGGCTTTTTGAGCAGATAACTAAGGCTGCGCAGGCATTAAGCATATTTGCCACTTCTCCCGAGGAGAGGCGAGAGGCGATGAGAATCATTCGGGAAACTGTGGACGCTCTTGACAGCGGTGTAATTCGGGCGGGAGAAGTTGATACTGAGTTTGAAGGGCTGAGGCCGAGCAATATAGTGCGAAAGGGGCCAGAAGCTCCGCAGGAGTCGGAATATATGCCGGTTCCAGGGAGTAGCAATAGTGTCATTTTAGGTGATACGGTGACAAAGAGGGAGGGTGGTGTTCTCGGTGGTCTAAAGCGGGCTTTTGAGTCGCTACGAGAGCATCCTTATTTCAAGAATTTTCGCCGGCTTGTTGTCACGGATAAAGATATTTATGAGGGTAGAAATTCTTATGTAGATCGTCTACAGTATTCTCCTGCTGATTTGAATCGTGGATTGGCTGCTGGTGCGCATAGCATTGATAAGGCAGCAAAGATAAATAGGGAATTCCCAGACAGTAGCGAGCAACCTAGTAAAAATGAGGATAGTTTGATCTCACTACCGAGTTCAGGGGTTTTTGGTGTTTTTGATGGAGTCGGTGGTGAGGTAGGAGGCAGGGGGGCATCTCATACTGCTGCGCGAGTACTTGAGCGGAAGTCGTCTGCAATGAGCAAGATTAAACAAACTACTTCCGAGGACGTTGTGGAGTGGATGAGACGTTACTTCTCTGAGACAAGAAATACTTTAGATAAAAGTACGCGAGGTGATACGACTGGTGTCGTCGCGCGGTTGTATATTAATGAGACCGGAGACCCAATGATATGTATAGGCCACCTCGGCGATAGCCGTGCTTATATTGTCGATAAAAACGGTTGGGCATCGCGGCTGACAAATGATCATGGTTATAAAAACGTAATTTATAAGGCCATAGGGGAAACTGATTCAACAAGAGCGGATATTGTCATTGTTCCATTTGCAGAGGGCGATCGCTTGGTACTTGTAACTGACGGTGTCACCGGTGACAGATATCCTGATTTAATGTCGACTGATGCAGTTGGTCGTATAGTGCATAGTTCATCATCACCCAAGAAAGCTGCTGAGCAGCTTGTAAAGGCATCTACAAAGTTGGATGACACGACCGCCATTGTGATTCAGCCCCCTGAATCTGCAGCTTCATTATTTTAA
- a CDS encoding ribonucleotide-diphosphate reductase subunit beta, whose translation MGILGSGLRDGLSLHPIRYPWAYDLYNQAVANTWFPNEVQLVQDLADFEKLSDEEKHALKTVISYLNPNELLINKSLAFGIYPYVNAAEAQLYLSKQMWEEANHFMTFEYIIETFPFDREEIYAAGFGKKSLADKADFQNKHLDVMLDPNLDIYSLEGKKDFVRSLVAYNIVLEGIWFYSGFMVGMSFRQRNLLRNVGTLLDWITKDENLHLTFGINLLLTILDENPGLQTQEFAEEIRGLILQAVELEKEYNKDMLPKGILGLNADYVNQYVMHMTDRRLVELGFEPEYNVANPAKWMATANDTLELVNFFESTNTSYEVNTTK comes from the coding sequence ATGGGAATCTTAGGTTCAGGCCTACGCGACGGTTTATCACTGCATCCAATTCGCTACCCATGGGCATACGATTTATACAATCAGGCAGTGGCTAACACCTGGTTTCCTAACGAGGTGCAGTTGGTGCAGGATTTGGCGGATTTTGAAAAATTATCGGACGAGGAAAAGCACGCGCTAAAAACGGTGATTAGCTACCTCAATCCAAACGAGTTATTGATCAACAAATCGCTGGCGTTTGGTATTTATCCATATGTTAACGCCGCTGAAGCACAGCTATATCTGTCAAAGCAAATGTGGGAAGAAGCCAACCACTTTATGACCTTTGAATACATTATTGAGACGTTTCCGTTTGATCGTGAGGAGATTTACGCGGCGGGCTTTGGCAAAAAATCATTGGCCGACAAGGCAGATTTCCAGAATAAGCACCTCGACGTCATGCTTGATCCAAACTTGGATATTTACTCTTTGGAGGGTAAGAAAGATTTTGTCCGCTCACTGGTGGCCTATAACATCGTGCTGGAGGGCATTTGGTTCTATTCGGGCTTTATGGTCGGCATGAGTTTTCGTCAGCGTAACTTGCTGCGCAATGTCGGTACGTTGCTGGATTGGATCACCAAGGATGAGAATCTGCACTTAACCTTTGGTATTAACTTGCTGCTGACTATTTTGGACGAAAACCCAGGACTGCAAACCCAGGAATTTGCCGAGGAAATTCGTGGGCTTATCCTGCAGGCGGTTGAGTTGGAGAAAGAGTACAACAAGGATATGCTACCAAAGGGCATCTTGGGCCTAAACGCTGATTATGTTAATCAATACGTCATGCATATGACTGACCGCCGCTTGGTTGAGCTTGGTTTTGAGCCAGAGTACAACGTCGCCAACCCGGCCAAGTGGATGGCTACGGCAAATGACACTTTGGAGCTCGTCAATTTCTTTGAGAGTACCAATACTAGCTACGAAGTAAACACCACGAAATAA
- a CDS encoding oligoribonuclease gives MKAKFKPQRILWLDMEMTGLDPVEDFPIEVAMIVTDWEFTEVARFEGAAHWCSKKMQARFDKNKSFWYGDGAAAREQLMAQNKITKTTKAQLERDILAFLDEHFDNAPILLAGNSIHQDRRFIDHWFKKFSKRLHYRMLDVSAWKVVFEGKYGKKFAKPEDHRALEDIRGSIMELKYYLKKVKS, from the coding sequence ATGAAAGCGAAATTCAAACCGCAGCGGATTTTGTGGCTGGACATGGAAATGACGGGGCTAGATCCGGTGGAGGATTTTCCGATTGAAGTGGCGATGATTGTGACCGACTGGGAATTCACCGAGGTTGCTCGTTTTGAGGGTGCTGCGCATTGGTGCAGCAAGAAAATGCAGGCACGATTTGATAAGAATAAGTCGTTTTGGTATGGCGATGGTGCGGCTGCACGAGAGCAGCTGATGGCGCAAAACAAGATCACCAAGACAACCAAGGCGCAGCTCGAGCGCGATATTTTGGCATTTTTGGATGAGCATTTTGATAATGCACCAATTTTGCTGGCGGGTAATTCAATTCATCAAGATCGGCGCTTTATCGACCATTGGTTCAAGAAATTTTCAAAACGTCTCCACTACCGAATGCTGGATGTTAGTGCCTGGAAGGTGGTGTTTGAGGGCAAGTATGGCAAGAAATTTGCCAAGCCAGAGGATCATCGGGCGCTGGAGGATATTCGCGGTAGTATTATGGAGTTAAAATATTATTTGAAAAAGGTGAAGAGCTAG
- a CDS encoding CTP synthase, with amino-acid sequence MTRKFIFVTGGVLSGVGKGITAASIGAVLQAKGIAVSVQKCDPYLNVDAGLLNPKEHGECFVTRDGAETDLDLGHYERFLDLELTRKNTTLSGRLLHDLIADERAGKFGGQTVQMVPHLTNSIKAAIREAAEGDVHIVEIGGTVGDYEGLSFIEAIRGFALDVGRENCLFVHVVYVPFLEASHEYKTKPAQNALADLRGFGIMPDVVAVRTEGHDKPPRSIGEKIAISSGVRREGIIMMPNVDIVYEVPLTVHRDLGKLLGEFTDNSVEPNLQRWKRLARRDTTEYAKRVTVGLVAKYIDNSDTYLSVTEALKSAAWANKSEISIRWINAETAAEADFAGVDAIVVPGGFGTRGVEGKIKAAEYCIKNNKPYLGICLGLQVAVIAAVRLGGVANANSEEFGAEPGANVVYIMDGQQGKQSTGGTMRLGDYPAVLKSGLLVAKMYGKTEVIERHRHRYEVNQEFIQAIERGGLVVSGTSPDGQLVEFIEAPHHQYFVATQAHPEFKSRPFRPHPLFDGLIRAALTK; translated from the coding sequence ATGACGAGGAAATTTATTTTCGTAACTGGCGGCGTGCTGTCAGGCGTTGGCAAGGGCATCACGGCCGCCAGTATCGGTGCGGTGTTGCAGGCCAAGGGCATCGCCGTGTCGGTACAAAAGTGCGATCCGTACCTGAATGTTGATGCCGGACTATTGAACCCGAAAGAGCACGGCGAGTGCTTTGTGACCAGAGACGGCGCTGAGACCGATTTGGACCTGGGACATTATGAGCGGTTTTTGGATTTGGAATTGACGCGGAAAAACACTACGCTGTCGGGCCGATTGCTGCACGATTTGATCGCCGATGAACGGGCTGGTAAGTTTGGCGGCCAGACGGTACAGATGGTGCCGCATTTGACTAACTCTATCAAGGCGGCTATCCGCGAGGCGGCCGAAGGCGACGTCCACATCGTGGAGATTGGCGGTACGGTCGGTGACTACGAGGGCCTGAGTTTTATCGAGGCGATCCGCGGTTTTGCGCTGGATGTGGGACGGGAAAATTGTCTATTCGTGCACGTGGTGTATGTGCCGTTTTTGGAGGCGTCGCACGAGTATAAGACCAAGCCAGCTCAGAATGCACTGGCGGATCTTCGCGGTTTTGGGATTATGCCGGACGTGGTGGCGGTGCGGACTGAGGGCCATGACAAGCCGCCGCGCAGTATCGGCGAAAAAATTGCTATTTCATCTGGCGTGCGCCGCGAGGGAATTATTATGATGCCAAATGTTGACATCGTGTATGAAGTGCCATTGACGGTGCACCGTGATTTGGGCAAGCTATTGGGCGAATTTACCGACAATTCAGTGGAGCCAAATTTACAGCGGTGGAAGCGTCTAGCTCGGCGTGATACTACTGAATATGCCAAGCGGGTAACCGTCGGCTTGGTGGCTAAATACATTGATAATTCTGATACCTACTTGTCGGTGACTGAGGCGCTAAAGTCTGCCGCTTGGGCGAACAAAAGCGAGATTTCTATCAGGTGGATTAATGCCGAGACAGCTGCTGAGGCTGATTTTGCCGGCGTTGACGCTATCGTGGTGCCGGGTGGTTTTGGTACGCGCGGCGTGGAGGGCAAGATCAAGGCGGCTGAGTATTGTATAAAAAACAACAAACCATATTTAGGAATTTGTCTTGGCCTGCAGGTGGCGGTGATTGCGGCAGTGCGTTTGGGCGGCGTAGCAAATGCTAACAGTGAGGAGTTCGGTGCTGAGCCTGGCGCAAATGTGGTGTACATCATGGACGGCCAGCAGGGCAAGCAGTCAACCGGCGGGACGATGCGCCTCGGCGATTATCCAGCGGTGCTGAAATCTGGGTTGCTCGTTGCTAAAATGTACGGCAAGACAGAGGTAATTGAGCGACACCGCCACCGCTACGAAGTGAACCAGGAGTTTATTCAGGCGATTGAGCGGGGTGGTTTGGTAGTTTCCGGTACGTCGCCGGACGGTCAGCTGGTGGAATTTATTGAAGCGCCGCATCATCAGTATTTCGTAGCTACGCAAGCTCACCCTGAATTTAAGTCGCGCCCGTTCCGCCCGCATCCGCTGTTTGATGGATTGATCCGGGCCGCCTTGACAAAGTAA